GGAGACCAGGGGCTTCCCAACAATACGCGCGACGCCGTCAACCTCATCGAGTCGGTCGACGCTCCCGACGACCAAACGTTTGTCATCAACTTTCGCCGCCCGTACTACCTGGGCGGGACGATGGGCCCGCGCCTCTTCTGGCCCATGCCCAAGCACATCCTCCAAGAGGCCTTCGACCGGTACCAGGAGTCGAACAACGCCGACGACTTCTTGAATCTCCCCTACTGGACGTCGGAGTACGTCAACACCGGTCCCTTCCGTCTCACGAGCTTCGATCCGGGTGATGGAATGACGTTTCAGGCATACGACGGCTATTTCCTCGGTCGGCCCAAGGTGGACGTGGTTCGAGTCAAGCTTTTCGCCGATAGTAGCACGCTATTCTCGAACGTCCTGGCCGGTACGGTGGACCTGGTTTTCGAGAGCACCCTCGGGCCCGATCTCGGATTTCAGCTCGCGGAGAAGTGGGGCGGGGGGAACGTCTACCAGGCGTACGTGAGCCACCGCATGATCGCGCCCCAGTTCCGACCCAGTGTACAGATGGAGCCAGCCACCCTCGACGTCCGCGTTCGCGCCGCGCTCTATCACGCGCTGGACCGCGACGCGCTGTCGGAAGCGTTGCAGGGAGGGCACCGCGAGTACGCGGCGTATGCGATCCTTCCGCCGCAGGACCTTCTCTATCCCGCTGTCAAAGACGGGCTCCGGCAGTACGCGTTCGATCCGGACCGGGCGAAAGCTATTCTTCGCGACGTGGGCTGGACGACGGAGGCCGACGGCTCGCTGCGAAACGCGGTCGACGGCCATCGGTTTCACACAGCCATCTCCGCCAGCGACCTCACCGTGAAAGACATGCCTGCCTACGCGGCGTACTGGCGGCAGATCGGCATCGACGTCGATGAGATCACCACACCCGCGGCGCAGGTCCGGAATGCGGAGTATCGGGCGAGTTATCCTGGCTGGGAGGTTACCGCCCAGTCTGGCGGCGACGGTATCCTCGGCAAGCTCGAGGGCCCAGCGGCCAGCGCGGACACGCACTGGGCGGGCAATCGAGGTGGGTTCGATGATCCCCGGGCTCAGCGGCTCGTCGATGCCTATCGCAGCAGCCTGTCCCAGGACGACCAGTTCCAGGCGATGAAAGCCATCGGCGAATACGTGAGCACGGAGCTGCCGTTCCTCGTCCTCTATGGGACCGTCGACCCCCTCGCGGTGCGGAAGGGAGTCAAGGCCCTGGACGATCGCGATGGCGGCGATAGCGGCGGACGGCCGTTCGGCACGTACACGCGCGACGCTCACCTGTGGGACGTCGAGTAAGCCGAGCTGCCGTGCTAGAGTAACGGCAATTTCGTCGGTCGGAGGAGGGGAGTGCTAGACGCGAAGCAGAATGCGATGCTCAGCCTGACCGGGCCTGGCACACCGGGTGGTGAGTTCATGCGACGGTACTGGCAGCCGGTTGCATTGTCCAAGGACGTGACGCGGGGTGGGCAGCCCAAAGCCATTCGAATCATGAGCGAGGATCTCGTCCTCTTCCGAGACGACGCCGGGCGGGCGGGTCTGCTCGGCCTCCACTGCTCCCATCGGCTGACCTCGCTCGCCTATGGCCGAGTGGAGGATGGTGGCGTCCGTTGCCCCTTCCACGGGTGGCTCTACGACGTCGAGGGCAGATGCCTGGAACAGCCGGCCGAGCCCGAGGGCAGCGCCTTCAAGGACCAGGTGCGGCATCCGGCGTATCCATGCCAGGAGCTGGGCGGGCTCATCTTCGCGTATATGGGGCCGCCCGAGCGGAAGCCCCTGCTCCCGCGGTACGAAGTCCTGGTGCGGGATGACGGCACGCGCAAGGTCGACTTCTATCCCATCAACAGCAACTACCTCCAAAATCTCGAGGGCGCCGTCGACACGGTTCACTTCTCCTACCTGCACATGGATCGCTGGTCGCAGGTGAAGCACAAGCTCTCGACGCTTCCGAAACCCGAGCTGGACTGGGAGGAGACCGAGTACGGCATCTGGCAGAAATCGAACCTCCCGAACGTCCAGTACGGGATCCTCAACATGGTCTACACGTACTTCTTCTTCCCGGCGGGCTTCATGCGAGTCCAGGGAAGCTCCGCGGGCGGGGACGACATCAAGAAGTTCCAATCCTGGTACGTGCCAGTTGACGACCAGCACACGCTCCGATTCCAGAGCGCGTTCGCCCCATTCAGCACGCACGGCACGCCATACCACTGGCCGGAGGACGACGACTTCGTCGCGCCGGGGCCGGAGAACGACTACTTCCGCGATTATCGAAACGTGGACACGATCTGCGGGATTCCCGTCAACGCGCCCGGCACGGCAATCAAGGGCTTCTTGTGCCAGGACAGCATGGTCAACGAGTCGCAGGGACCGATCGTCGATCGCAGTCTGGAGCGCCTGGGCGAGCACGACCGGGTCCTGGCCGCGATGCGCTTGATGATGCTGAAGGCGATCCACGACGTGCAGGAGGGCCGCGACCCGAAGCACATCATTCGCGATCCCTCGGCGAACCAGATCGTGTACATCCGCGGTCGCGAAGCCCTCGAGGCGGTCTAGAGCACCGACGCGTTACAACCCGTGATCTGGGTGATCAAGTGGAGGGGGTATGGATTTTCGCACCTTCCTCTCGGCGTATGAGGAGAGCTTCCCGGGTCAGGTCGTCCACGTGGACCGGGAGGTGGATAGCCGCTACGAGGCGGCTGCGATCGGCATCAAGGCGCAGAAGGAGCTGCGCGAAGCGCCTATGTTCATCTTCCACAAGATTCGACGCGTCGACGGCACGCTGTCGCCCTGGCCGGTCGTGGTGAATGTGTTCGCTTCGCGGCACCGGAGCGCATTCGCCGCCAACAGCACGTTCGCCCGATTGGGACGGGAGATGCACGAGCGGCGGGCGAACCGCATCAAACCGGTGGTTGTCGAGCGCTCAGAGGCGCCCGTCAAAGAGGTGGTGACGGTCGGCGACGCGGTCGACGCTCGCCAGATCCCCGCGCTTGTCCACATGGCATGGGACCCCGGCCCGTACATCCCGGCCGGGTTTCTCGTCACGTACGATCCGGATACGGGGATCGACAACTGCGCGCTTCAGCGCGGGTGGATCGCGGATGCGCGGGAGATCCGCGTCTTCCCCAACACCACGAGCCACAACGCCAGGAACATCCGGAAGTCGGAGGAGCGCGGCGAGGACGCGCGCGTCGCCTTTTGGATCGGCCACCACCCGGCGGTGTACCTGGGCGCCGGCGTGAAGCAAGGGTATCCGGACAGCCACTGGGAATCGTGCGGCGGGATGATCGGCCAGCCCCTGCGGCTCGTTCCATCCGAGACGCTGGGCGACGACTTTCTCGTGCCGGCCGACGCCGAGTTCGTCATCGAGGGGATTATTCCGCGCGGCAAACGAAAGCCGGAGGGTCCGTTTGGCGAATACACCCACTACTACGGCGGTCAGCGGCTGAACCCGTACATGGAGGTAACCTGCGTTTCCCACCGTCGGGACCCGTTCTGGTTCTCGATCCTCTGCGGTTCCATCGACGACGGCATCGGCGGGCTCCGTCGAGAGGGCGCCGTCTACTCGGTGCTGAGCCGGGTGGTGCCCCAGGTCCAGGACATCTATCGTCCGGATTCGTCGCCCAACCACATGTACGTGCGCATGCGGAAGACTCACGTCGCGCAGCCGCGCACGGCGATTCTCACCGTGCTGGCGGCCGCCGGGGGCTCGGTGAAGCACGTGTTCGTGTTCGACGAGGACGTCGACATCTTCGACGAGCAGGAAGTCCTCTGGGCGATCGGCAGCCGCTCTGACTGGTCGCGCGACATGATCGTTGTGCCCAACCTGCCGACAACGACCCTGGACCCCACCGCCACGGGCCTCGGCATGGGCACGAGCGGTGGGATCGACTGCACCAAGCCGTCGGCCCCAGCCCTGTACGAGCAGCGCTCGTTCGTACCGTCGGAGGTCATGGATCGCATTCAGCTCAAGGATTACATTCCCAGCGCGTAGCGGAACGGGAGTGGACGGGTGGACAAAGTCATTTACGTGACGTGCCCGCGCTGCGCGGGCGAATACTACGTCGAGGGCTCCGACTACCGGGGCAAGCCGGACGCGCCGTGCCACTGCCCCTTCTGCGCGACGGAGTTCCTGATCAAGGATGGGAAGCCGCGACCGCCCGTGGAGGCCGCCCAGTAGCGGGAGGGGCCGCCCCCACCCCAACCCTCCCCCGCTGTGGCGGGGGAGGGAGGTGCTAATCCCCCGCTGTGGCGGGGGAGGGAGGTGCTCATTGGCTGGAGGGGCCGCCCCCACCCCAACCCTCCCCCGCTGCGGCAGGGGAGGGAGGTGCTGATCCCCCGCTGTGGCGGGGGAGGGAGGTGCTCATTGGCTGGAGGGGCTGCCCCCACCCCAACCCTCCCCCGCTGTGGCGGGGGAGGGAATCAGACCCTCTCCCCCGCGCGCGGGGGAGAGGGGAGGGTGAGGGGGCGCCGCCCGGAACGCGGTCAGCGCTGGAAAAGGCGGTCCATGTCGGGGGTGACGCCGTGCTTGGCGCACTCCTCGCGGAAAAGCTCCAGGATGGCCGGATCCTCATCCTCGTACTCGATCTGGTTGCCGCCCTGGCGCACGTCCTCGTCCTGCCCCTCGGCCACGTTCAGCAGCCGGTAGCGCCGGCTGTTCCAGCGGAGGGCCAGGTAGCGGGCCGGCTGCGACCCCGTGTTGAAGTGCTGGTGCCACACCATGTTGGGTGGGACGAACACCGCGCCCGGCCCCCAATTGAGGCGCTGGCGAGGCTCGCCATCCCGCCAGTAGAGGGAGTAGCCCTCACCGCTGACGATGACGACGTTGGCGCCGGGGCCGTGGCGGTGGGCCTTCTTGTACGTCCCGACCGGGAACTCCGACGTGTGGGCCATCATCGACGCGTGGCCAAGCTCGAAGTGTATGTTGCGTCCGCCACCCCGCCGCGGCTGCGCCTGCAGCTCGAAAGCGCCGACGTCGGCGACGAAGTTCGTCTCCCACGTGCGCAGCGCGACGAACTCCCCCTGCCCGTTGAACGAGCCGTCGGAGCCGTCGAATCGATCGGTGAAGCGAAACGAGTCCTGGAACACGAAGTCCAGGTTGTGGAAGAGGTCCATGATGAGGGGAGCGTTGGTGACCGCGTAGTAGCGAGCCGGCTCCTCGCCCGAGAGATTGAAGTGCTGGTGCCAGGCATTGATCGGCAGGGTGAAGAGGCTGCCGCGCTGCCACTCGAAGGTTTGCCGTGGCTCGCCGTCGTACCAGACGCTGGTCGTACCGCGCCCGCTCAGGACGTAGACCAGCTCCTCGTAGAGGTGCTTTTGGGGCGTGACGCGCCCGCGCGGCGGGATCTCCAGGACGTGGCCGTCCGTGTGGGCTTCGGCATTCCCCTCGAGGTGGACGAAGCTGCCCGGTACCCCTTTCATCTCCCAGGGCGCCAGCGGCAGCGTGTTCAGGTCCTCAATGTGGAATCCGCGCGCGATGGGGATCCCCTGGGCCGCGACCCAGCGCTCGTAGGTCGTGGGCTCGGACTGTTGGGACGCCGGTCCGGCTGGCTCTCGCGTCGGTGCGGCCATGGCGCCTCCTTCTTCTGGGCGAATGGTTTCCCGCGTCAGTGTAATCATTTGACGAATGGTTGAGCATTCGCCCCGATTGGACAAATCCTGCGCGCAGTCTATGATCCAACAAGACCTCGGAAGGTCGGGGAGGTGAAGCATGCGTTCTCTTCATGTCGCCGCCGGTCTGTTGCTCGTCGGAATCGTCGCGCTCACGTCCTGCGCGTCGCCCGCGGCCGCGCCGAAAAGTGGTGGGGCCCCCGAGGCTCCCGGGCCATCGGCTCCGAAGCGCATCACCGCGGCCGTGCGCGGCGATCCCCACACCCTGAGCGACGCGATTAACTTCGCGGCAGGTGGCAGCAGCAGCTCCTGAACGCGGGGCTCGA
This Chloroflexota bacterium DNA region includes the following protein-coding sequences:
- a CDS encoding ABC transporter substrate-binding protein, which gives rise to MTRRSRLFCLTVGLVTAMAVLAACGPSTTRLSTSEKDSPPARETGRTKSITIGVTSHVGSMGNMLGSTTVGGWVSVNELHTNGLVTSDVHTRRPVGRLAERVPTVEDGSITVLPDGRMRVVYPIRSGVTWQDGAPFTAQDLVFSYRVDGDQGLPNNTRDAVNLIESVDAPDDQTFVINFRRPYYLGGTMGPRLFWPMPKHILQEAFDRYQESNNADDFLNLPYWTSEYVNTGPFRLTSFDPGDGMTFQAYDGYFLGRPKVDVVRVKLFADSSTLFSNVLAGTVDLVFESTLGPDLGFQLAEKWGGGNVYQAYVSHRMIAPQFRPSVQMEPATLDVRVRAALYHALDRDALSEALQGGHREYAAYAILPPQDLLYPAVKDGLRQYAFDPDRAKAILRDVGWTTEADGSLRNAVDGHRFHTAISASDLTVKDMPAYAAYWRQIGIDVDEITTPAAQVRNAEYRASYPGWEVTAQSGGDGILGKLEGPAASADTHWAGNRGGFDDPRAQRLVDAYRSSLSQDDQFQAMKAIGEYVSTELPFLVLYGTVDPLAVRKGVKALDDRDGGDSGGRPFGTYTRDAHLWDVE
- a CDS encoding Rieske 2Fe-2S domain-containing protein — translated: MLDAKQNAMLSLTGPGTPGGEFMRRYWQPVALSKDVTRGGQPKAIRIMSEDLVLFRDDAGRAGLLGLHCSHRLTSLAYGRVEDGGVRCPFHGWLYDVEGRCLEQPAEPEGSAFKDQVRHPAYPCQELGGLIFAYMGPPERKPLLPRYEVLVRDDGTRKVDFYPINSNYLQNLEGAVDTVHFSYLHMDRWSQVKHKLSTLPKPELDWEETEYGIWQKSNLPNVQYGILNMVYTYFFFPAGFMRVQGSSAGGDDIKKFQSWYVPVDDQHTLRFQSAFAPFSTHGTPYHWPEDDDFVAPGPENDYFRDYRNVDTICGIPVNAPGTAIKGFLCQDSMVNESQGPIVDRSLERLGEHDRVLAAMRLMMLKAIHDVQEGRDPKHIIRDPSANQIVYIRGREALEAV
- a CDS encoding UbiD family decarboxylase; protein product: MDFRTFLSAYEESFPGQVVHVDREVDSRYEAAAIGIKAQKELREAPMFIFHKIRRVDGTLSPWPVVVNVFASRHRSAFAANSTFARLGREMHERRANRIKPVVVERSEAPVKEVVTVGDAVDARQIPALVHMAWDPGPYIPAGFLVTYDPDTGIDNCALQRGWIADAREIRVFPNTTSHNARNIRKSEERGEDARVAFWIGHHPAVYLGAGVKQGYPDSHWESCGGMIGQPLRLVPSETLGDDFLVPADAEFVIEGIIPRGKRKPEGPFGEYTHYYGGQRLNPYMEVTCVSHRRDPFWFSILCGSIDDGIGGLRREGAVYSVLSRVVPQVQDIYRPDSSPNHMYVRMRKTHVAQPRTAILTVLAAAGGSVKHVFVFDEDVDIFDEQEVLWAIGSRSDWSRDMIVVPNLPTTTLDPTATGLGMGTSGGIDCTKPSAPALYEQRSFVPSEVMDRIQLKDYIPSA
- a CDS encoding cupin domain-containing protein codes for the protein MAAPTREPAGPASQQSEPTTYERWVAAQGIPIARGFHIEDLNTLPLAPWEMKGVPGSFVHLEGNAEAHTDGHVLEIPPRGRVTPQKHLYEELVYVLSGRGTTSVWYDGEPRQTFEWQRGSLFTLPINAWHQHFNLSGEEPARYYAVTNAPLIMDLFHNLDFVFQDSFRFTDRFDGSDGSFNGQGEFVALRTWETNFVADVGAFELQAQPRRGGGRNIHFELGHASMMAHTSEFPVGTYKKAHRHGPGANVVIVSGEGYSLYWRDGEPRQRLNWGPGAVFVPPNMVWHQHFNTGSQPARYLALRWNSRRYRLLNVAEGQDEDVRQGGNQIEYEDEDPAILELFREECAKHGVTPDMDRLFQR